A stretch of DNA from Desulfosarcina ovata subsp. ovata:
CTGTTGGAGCATCACCTCTGAAATCCAGATGGCCCAGGGATCCGATGTTTCCCGCCAGGGCAGGCGGCGTTGATGGGCCGCATACCAGTCCAGCAAGTTCTGGCCGATGGCCTCCGGTTGCATGGCCAACGGTTCCTCGGGGCCGCTGCGGGAGGGGGCGGAACCTGCCCGATCTGTTGCGTGATTAACGACGGTACGGCTCCGCCGAAATGCCGTAGCGGCGCATGATTTGCTGCAGGGCCTGGCGCTCCAGACCGCTGGCCTTGGCCGCCTGGGTGACATTGCCCTTGCTCTGGGTCAGCATATGCCCGATGTAGGCGGCGTTGAACGTCTGCAGGTTGCTCTCTTTGGCCTCCTTGTAGGGCATGTCCAGCAGCGAAGTGATCTCCGCCACGGTGCTGGCGGTTGTCGGCCGGCCGATACCCACGTCCTTGGGGGTGATTTCATCTCCCCCGGAGAAGAGGATCCCCTGCATGATCATGTTCTCCATCTCCCGCGCATTGCCCTCCCAGCGACGGTTGACAAAGGCGTCCATCAATTCGGCCGATATCCGTTTGGGAGGTTTGTCGAGCTTGGTGCAGTGTTTCTCCAGAAGATGGTTGGCGATCAGGGGAATATCCTCGGCCCGTTCGCGCAGCGGCGGCAGTTTGATGGGCAGCACATTGAGACGATAGAAAAAATCCTCACGAAATTCTCCGGATTTGATCTTCTCGGCCAGCGGCTGGTTGGTGGAGGCAATAATGCGCACATCCACCTGAATCGGCCTGGCATCCCCCAGTGGCTTAAGCTCCTTTTCCTGAAGCACGCGCAGCAGTTTGGTCTGAATGGTGGGGGTGATGTCGCCGATTTCATCCAGGAAAATCGTCCCTTTGTGGGCTTCCTGGAAAAGGCCTTTCTTATCCCGCGTGGCATGGGTAAAGGCCCCTTTTTTATAGCCGAAGAGTTCGCTTTCCAGAATGTGTTCCGGTACGGTCGGGCAGTTCACGGCGATAAACGGGCGCTGGCTGCGATTGCTCAAGGCATGGACGGCACGGGCGGTAAGATCCTTGCCGGTCCCGGATTCGCCGGTGATCAGGACCGTCAGGTCGGTTTTGGCGACCATCTGGATGGTTTCATACACCCGTTGCATCTGGGAGCTCTTTCCCACCAGTTCCTGAAACCTGTTCGAGGAGCGGCACTCGTGCAGCAGCCGCTCGTTTTCCTTGAGCAGATGGCTGCGTTCGAATGCCTTTTCCAGTCGCATCACCAGGGCATCGTGGTCAAAGGGCTTGGTGATGAAATCGTAGGCGCCGCGTTTCATGGCTTCGACAGCCATCTCGATGTGGCCGTAGGCCGTCATCATGACCATGGTGATCGCCTCGCCGTACTCGGCCTTTACCTGTTCCAGAAGGTCAAGGCCGCTGATGCCGGGCATTTTGATGTCTGCCAGCACCAGATCGTATTCGCTGGTGCGGATCATTTCAAGGGCCGCCTCACCGGAAGGTGCGGTGTCCACCTGGCAATCCAGGTCGGGTTGCAGGCTGCGTTTGAGCAGCGTCAGCATATCCGGTTCGTCATCGACAATCAGAAGGTGGGATGTCGTCATGGCTTACCTCTCCGCAATCGCCGGTGAGACGGGCAGTGAGAGGGTGAACGCGGCGCCCTGATCCGGCTCGCTTTTTACGATAATATGACCACCGTGGCCCTTGATGATGCCGTAACTGACCGACAGTCCCAGGCCGGTTCCTTCACCGGTGGGTTTGGTGGTAAAAAACGGATCGAAGATCCGGGGCAGATTCTCCTTGGCGATACCATGCCCGGTATCGGCCACTTCCACCGTGATTCGGTTGGCAGCCGTATTGGTTCCGGTAGCGATTCTGATGGTCCCGCTGCGTCCGACGGCATGGATGGCATTCATTAACAGATTGATCAGCACCTGCTTGATTTTTTTCTCGTCCATCAACACCGAAGGCAACTTGGGGGCCAGAGCGGTTTCGATCTGGATGTTTTCCAGGTTGCTGTGATGGCGGACGAAATGGACCACATCCGTGATCACCGCGTGAATGTCAATCTGTTCCTTGTGCGGGTGTGACGTCCGGGCGAAATTGAGCAGGTCCTCGACAATGGCCTTGCAGGACCGGACGTGTTTTTCAATGGTTTTAAGGTCATTGTAACGGTCCGATTGCGGGTCTTCACCGCGCAGCAGCAATTGGGTATATCCCAGGATGATGCCCAGTGGGTTGTTGATCTCGTGGGCGATCCCTGAGGAGAGCTCGCCGATGGAAGCCAGTTTGTCCGCCTGGGCCATCTGCTTTTGCATCAATCGGCGCTGCTCGATATCCTTGACCAGAAAATGGATTGTTTCGCCTTCTTCGGAAGGTGTTTTTGCCAAGCTGCCGGAGAGCAGCACCCGGCGGTGACTGCCGTCTTCCAGGAGCAGATCGAATTCTTCGCTGGAAATAAAGCCCCGATTTTCGATGTGCTGGTTGATGTTTTTCCAGTCATCGGGACCCGAAAGATAGTTCTGGAAAAGCTGTCCCTCGATGGCCGAGTCGCTCGCGGTGGACAAACCACACAATTGTTTGCCGGCCGGGTTGATATTAAGAATCCGGCCGTCCGTTCGGGTAACCAGGATCATGTCCCTGGATACCTCGAAAATACGCCGGTATTTTTGTTCGGAGATCGCCAGGGCTTCGGTGCGCTCTTCAACCAGCCCTTCAAGGTTCTGGTTAAGGTAAATCAACTCCTCATGGGCGGTCTGCAACGCTTGACGATCCTTTAGGATGGTCCCGTAAATGGCCCATGTGCGCTCGAAAAAAAGGGTCACCGAGGCCACGACGATGAAGGTGAAGGTGTTGATGGCGCCGGAAAAGGGCTGGGTCGCCGTCCACAGCGCCTGGTGGCCGGAGAGCAGGAAGATTTGTTTGAGTAGATGGCCGGCAGAGCGGGAGATGGCAAACACGGCCAGGGCTACGCACACCCACAACAGGTAGTTGATGATGATGATGTCGGTGGGCTCGTTTTTTTTCAGTTCCAGACAATAGCCCAGGCTGACGAAGGTAAAAACAATCATCAGAACCGATCCAACAACATCGACAAACCAGATGGGGAAGGAGCTGACGGTCACCATTACCGTAATCTCCCATCCGACTGTGACCGGCGATTTTCCTGCAGCATGTGGCGCAGCCCCAGCATCAGGCACACCATGGCCGGGACGCATAGCAGATGATCCAGCTTGGCCAGATAATACACCGTCGCCAGCCAATCGCGCCCGGCAGCGGCATTGATGCGGATGTGCCAGGGGCCGATGGTGTTGACGGTTACCGCAAGGATCTGCTCGTCCAAAAGGTGCACCAAAATGGCGTCAAGGTTCCAGAGGATAAAAAAAAGGGCCGCATATTGGATGTAGCGCCATCCCGGCAATTTGACCAATTCCGCCTGGCGAAGCCAGAAAATTAACAACCCCATGGAGAAAAGAAAAAAGACGTGGGCGAATTGATGGACCCATACCCCCTCGATACCGGCATGGGCCTGGGTGGCCAACCCATCCACCGGCCAAAAGAGGCAGACGATGACTACCAGCCATTGCAGCTTGTGCGTGGTCGGTTGCATAGATTTTCATCCCGGTCTTCAACAGCTCGCCCAACAGCATGATTTGACCAGTGAAAATGGCGAGTGGCAGATTATGAAATGGTTGGACCTGGTGCCTTGGGGCCGGCCAGATCTGAAAAGCTCATCATTTCCTCGGCTTCTGAATGGCTCGCCTGGCGCCATTGCTCGAAAGATGAAAAGTAAGGGAGTTTGTGTTTGATTTTTCCGAACAAGATGTAAACCAATACGTAGATAGGGAAAAATGTAAACATGAACCCTACTGACGAACCAAAGCCGGGAAGGGGGATAGGGAGAGCGAAATCGACCTGGACAAAACGACTTTGCATCCATCCCAAGGCGAAAGGAACCGGCCATAGCGACGAAATACCAATGGCCGCTTGGGCGAAGAAATATTTTCCGAAGGCATCGTTGGCCTGCTTGTTACAGCTTTTGTATGCCGTTTTGTTTTTGGCGCCAAGGGCCTTGATGGACAAATTGTGCATATGGATCATTTCCTGGCTGTCCGAGCTGAAAAACCGGTGATTGCGGCGGTAGATCCAACAATAGGTCATCTGACCGATGAGCACGCAGATCAGGCATAACACCCCGGTGCCGATGTAGTATCCAAGGATCGGAATCTGGCTTAAGCGATAGAATGAAATCAAGAAGCCATCGACTCCGTAGTATATGGCGCTAAGTATTTCCATTGGGGGTATCTTCCGGAATCATCCCGGGGCGGCAGGGATTGCCGACCCGGGAGATTCCAATTGTCTTATTTTTGGACGGTGGGGATATCCATCAAAACGGCGGAACGATGCTGTAGCCCAGGAAACCCTTGGTCGTGTATCGCAGCCCCACGTAAACGGCCAGGACGACGAAAAGCCGTTTCAGCCAGATGTCCGGGATATACTTGGAGGTCCGCGGACCGATCATGGAGCCGACGAAAATGCCGATCAGCTCGACCCCGATGAGGGGCCAGAAAACCGGCACACCTTTAACGACCATGTAGGTAAAGATACTGATGATCATGCCCACCAGAACCGTGAGGGCCGAGGTGCCGGCCACGAGAAACATGGGCAATCCGGCAACACTGGTCAGAAACGGAACGAAGAGGAATCCGCCTCCGACACCCAGGAAAGAAGCCAGAGCGGCGATAAGGAACCCACCAATGATGGGAACGATGGGGTTGAAGCCGAACTCGACACCGTAAAAGGTGAAGGTGATTCTCTTAAAACCCCAGGACTTCACCTTGACACCCTGTTCGGCCTCGTCCACTTTGGATCCGCCTTTCATGTGGGAATCCTCGAAGGCCTTGGCCGCCGCCTTGGCCTCTTTCTTGCCGGCTTGGCCTTTGGGGGTGGTTTCATAAAACAAAAAGCCACCGATGACGAACACCACGAGGCCGAAGTACCCCAGATAGGCTTTTAGGGAAATTTTGCCAGCCGTGATGACGGGGATCAGGAAACTACCGGAAATGGAGCCGATGGCCAGCATCAGGCCCAAGGGTAGCACCAGACGCCCCATCTTGTAGTAGTTCCAACTCGAGACGGCACCGGAAAGACCCACCATCCACTGGTTGGAAACGCGGATACTGTCGGTGATCAATTTATTGAGCATGGGGGAGGTTTGCTTAAACCCCTTGCCATAATCGGCCAAGCCAAAAACAGTGATATGGCCCACGCCGGACATGATGCCACCAAAGGCGCCCACGGTGGAGAAAATCCAGCCCACCCAGATCGCCCAGAAGAACCCGGCGATGAGGTTGGGTGAGGGGGCGCCGGGGATACCCAAAAATCCGGGCTTGGCGTTGGGATCAAGCTGGCCGGGATCGGTTCCTTGCGGGGTGGCAGAAATTGCGTCTTCCAGGCTTCCGGCATAGGCGTTGACGTCGGTGAATGCCGGTGCAACCACAACCGATAACAGCAACAACAATACAACAGGCAAAATACACTTCTTTTTCATGCTTATCCTCCCGGATGTGAATGGTTCTGGCCGAACGTCATTTCGGCCACCTTGAATTATTTAGGATGAAAGCTGTTCATCCGCCTTAATAATCGATTGCTTGCTTAGATTTCCGGACATCACCTCCCATCCTTCTGATGGTAAAAGGGTTGACCGGTGAACAGCAAGTTGCATGCCAGTGGAAAACGTTTGCAGAACAGAATGGGCTGTGTATATAATGTCATGAAAACAAATAGATATGCAATTGGATAGACCGTCTGTGACCGTTTGCATGATGAATAAATTGAATCCGCAGGAGTTTAGATGCAATATATATATTGCTGTTTGCCTATTCTATTGAATATACTATCTTTGCATAATAAATTTGAAATGCAATAAAATTAATACATAGCAAGAAAATAATTGCACTGGTATGGTGAAACATCCCGAACGCCGACCATCGGTCACCCTTGGGGATTTTTTATGGGAGTATAACGGGTTGAAATAAAAATGGATTTTTTTTATGATAATTTTTTTTTGCATTGATGGTGTTTGGCGGGTTGGTACGATAGTTGCTTAGAAGGTGTCAGCAATGCGGCCCCCCAGAAAAGTGAGCTTGATATGAACCATTGCCTGCCGGAGGAATATTCCTGCAGGCCGGAATCAGGATGCGAGGATTATGAGCAAATACTATCTTTTTCAGGATACGAAAAAATGTATCGGGTGCCATGCCTGCGAAGTGCAGTGCAAGGCAAACAAGAATCTGCCGATCGGT
This window harbors:
- a CDS encoding two-component system sensor histidine kinase NtrB; this translates as MVTVSSFPIWFVDVVGSVLMIVFTFVSLGYCLELKKNEPTDIIIINYLLWVCVALAVFAISRSAGHLLKQIFLLSGHQALWTATQPFSGAINTFTFIVVASVTLFFERTWAIYGTILKDRQALQTAHEELIYLNQNLEGLVEERTEALAISEQKYRRIFEVSRDMILVTRTDGRILNINPAGKQLCGLSTASDSAIEGQLFQNYLSGPDDWKNINQHIENRGFISSEEFDLLLEDGSHRRVLLSGSLAKTPSEEGETIHFLVKDIEQRRLMQKQMAQADKLASIGELSSGIAHEINNPLGIILGYTQLLLRGEDPQSDRYNDLKTIEKHVRSCKAIVEDLLNFARTSHPHKEQIDIHAVITDVVHFVRHHSNLENIQIETALAPKLPSVLMDEKKIKQVLINLLMNAIHAVGRSGTIRIATGTNTAANRITVEVADTGHGIAKENLPRIFDPFFTTKPTGEGTGLGLSVSYGIIKGHGGHIIVKSEPDQGAAFTLSLPVSPAIAER
- a CDS encoding sulfite exporter TauE/SafE family protein: MKKKCILPVVLLLLLSVVVAPAFTDVNAYAGSLEDAISATPQGTDPGQLDPNAKPGFLGIPGAPSPNLIAGFFWAIWVGWIFSTVGAFGGIMSGVGHITVFGLADYGKGFKQTSPMLNKLITDSIRVSNQWMVGLSGAVSSWNYYKMGRLVLPLGLMLAIGSISGSFLIPVITAGKISLKAYLGYFGLVVFVIGGFLFYETTPKGQAGKKEAKAAAKAFEDSHMKGGSKVDEAEQGVKVKSWGFKRITFTFYGVEFGFNPIVPIIGGFLIAALASFLGVGGGFLFVPFLTSVAGLPMFLVAGTSALTVLVGMIISIFTYMVVKGVPVFWPLIGVELIGIFVGSMIGPRTSKYIPDIWLKRLFVVLAVYVGLRYTTKGFLGYSIVPPF
- a CDS encoding sigma-54-dependent transcriptional regulator, which codes for MTTSHLLIVDDEPDMLTLLKRSLQPDLDCQVDTAPSGEAALEMIRTSEYDLVLADIKMPGISGLDLLEQVKAEYGEAITMVMMTAYGHIEMAVEAMKRGAYDFITKPFDHDALVMRLEKAFERSHLLKENERLLHECRSSNRFQELVGKSSQMQRVYETIQMVAKTDLTVLITGESGTGKDLTARAVHALSNRSQRPFIAVNCPTVPEHILESELFGYKKGAFTHATRDKKGLFQEAHKGTIFLDEIGDITPTIQTKLLRVLQEKELKPLGDARPIQVDVRIIASTNQPLAEKIKSGEFREDFFYRLNVLPIKLPPLRERAEDIPLIANHLLEKHCTKLDKPPKRISAELMDAFVNRRWEGNAREMENMIMQGILFSGGDEITPKDVGIGRPTTASTVAEITSLLDMPYKEAKESNLQTFNAAYIGHMLTQSKGNVTQAAKASGLERQALQQIMRRYGISAEPYRR